A region from the Vicia villosa cultivar HV-30 ecotype Madison, WI linkage group LG3, Vvil1.0, whole genome shotgun sequence genome encodes:
- the LOC131658624 gene encoding uncharacterized protein LOC131658624, translated as MNGINGIPNFLPMFDGKNWIRWRKQMKSLFDFHETLELVTDGVPVLAANASGAQKTSHNEVKKKDCKVAYYIQSAVDFINFERISHAESAKEAWDILVKYYDGGEKVKVVKLQTLRQQYELLSMGEDKQIVEYVSKVQKVVHLIKSCSETLTDKMIVDKVMSIQESNQLKTLKLEDLVGSLEAQEIRIFERKGVQDSIKALQVHSWKKNGGSNKFKSKVDKTRRKKPWKDNGSTKGKDEGANLARQDLDDSEGMMVMAAVEDNHVESKIWFLDSGFTNHMTGQNVWLADFDESKKSKVKLADNSLLQVEGTGNIVEWQMTITESSEGVWIYVLQACS; from the exons ATGAATGGAATTAATGGCATTCCGAATTTTCTTCCAATGTTTGATGGAAAAAATTGGATTCGATGGAGAAAACAGATGAAATCCTTGTTTGACTTTCATGAAACCCTAGAATTGGTTACCGACGGTGTTCCTGTGCTAGCTGCAAATGCTAGCGGAGCACAGAAAACATCTCACAACGAAGTCAAGAAGAAGGATTGCAAGGTTGCGTATTACATTCAATCGGCGGTTGATTTTATAAATTTCGAGAGAATCTCTCACGCTGAATCAGCGAAGGAGGCATGGGATATTCTTGTCAAATATTATGATGGAGGTGAGAAAGTCAAGGTTGTCAAATTGCAGACCTTGCGTCAACAATATGAATTGTTGTCGATGGGAGAAGACAAACAGATTGTAGAGTATGTATCGAAGGTGCAGAAAGTCGTCCATCTCATAAAGAGTTGTAGTGAAACCCTAActgataagatgatagttgaTAAGGTAATGT ctattcaagaatccaatcaacttaaaaccctaaaattggaagaCTTGGTTGGTTCGTTGGAAGCGCAAGAGATTAGGATTTTCGAAAGGAAAGGAGTTCAGGATTCAATAAAAGCTTTGCAGGTTCACTCATGGAAAAagaatggtggttccaacaaattcaaaagtaaaGTCGACAAGACTCGGAGAAAAAAGCCTTG GAAAGACAACGGATCAACAAAAGGCAAGGACGAAGGAGCGAACCTTGCACGCCAAGATTTAGATGATTCTGAAGGTATGATGGTTATGGCTGCAGTGGAAGATAACCACGTCGAATCCAAGATCTGGTTTCTCGACTCAGGTTTCACAAATCACATGACTGGTCAAAATGTGTGGTTGGCAGATTTCGACGAGTCGAAGAAGAGCAAGGTAAAACTTGCTGATAATAGTTTGTTGCAAGTAGAAGGTACTGGAAACATAGTTGAGTGGCAAATGACCATCACtgagtcatctgaaggtgtttggatctATGTGTTACAAGCATGTTCTTGA